The genomic stretch GTCGAGAAACCGGCAactcacatccatttaacaCCACCATGACGAAGTGTAGCAATCCCCTGAATATCATTTTTGGTTTTCGCTCATTTACTGGGTTATTATTGCCTACCTCTGCGAACTGATACCAACACCTTTGTTGCTGGCACTGTTCACGCAAACTCCTTTCTGGACAAGCATCTGTAATTCATTGCTTTGTTATGTAACTATATTATTTAATGTTTAGAGTGTAGCCTATTTAAACagcattgtatgattaatgatgATCTTCTTTTTAAAGTTGACTACCCCCATTTCTATATATGGAATATTGTAAAAATCCCATGATTTCAGATTGTGTTAGCAGCGCTTTCCCCTGTAATCTTTAAAGGTCTAAAGACTTGAGTGCCGGGATATTTTCAATATTATACCGTTTGATTATATTGAATTTTCATTACAATAAAATGCGGTTTTCTAATAAAACGCTGGTGATCCTATATTTAATAGCCTAAAACAGCTGAATCTCTTAATTGATCTTAGAAGCACTGGCCACTTAGAACTACACATGCAAACATAAATGGGGAAAAACACAAGAACTAAAAACACGAACATGGTCGAGGTAACCCTTAACAGAATATCGTTTGAGTAATTTCCCAATGTGGCGTAATACTTGCAGTCAATTTCATTTTCGGGGTCTTTAATAATATATTAATCTGGGGGAGTGGCTTAGCCTTTTGACCATTTAACGGCAAAGGAATGATGAGTGACATACAATGAAGTCAATGAACgtgaagaaaaacaaacaccTCCAACGGCATCATGCCGCTCAACCAATCGCTGGAAAGCACTCCTGTACATTGACATCTGACCAAACCAATAAGGTTTCCGGTCTGCAGTAATTGTCCCCTCCTTTTGAGAGAATGTCACAGATTCTGTAATGGCGACGGGTTTGGTAAGTAACTAGGAAAGTTAGAAACAAACAGAAACAAAACGATACAACTAAGAGAAACGAACTCTTCTATAAGCAGTGGACTTGTGTCGGATAAAAGCGGAAGACTGACACTGATTGCATCGACTGTCATTGGTGACGCTTGCCATAATGTCATTTTAAGATTTCAGTTTGTGTTCTTTTGTGCTTCGTAATGTTAATGGTTATAAAGAAACTCACCGTCGCTTATAATTCGGACGCAGCTGACACTTTCAGAAAGTATTGTATCCCTTTCATTCATTTACCGTTGTGTTTGACAGGTGGACGTAGACCGTCAACTTCATTGTGCGTGTTTGTTGTCTTACTCGTTTAAAAACTACATGTTTTTAAAGTTATGTTTTGTTGTGCATCCACGGTTAACAAAACAATTACGCGTCTTTTAATATTGGGAGAACTTCGCAGTTAATTCACCGCCATTCTTTTGTCAAAAGAGCTTGTCACTGCTATTTTTATGTAATAAAAACTGGAAATAATTGGAACTGAACAGGGACTCAATGAAAACAGATGTTGCGTCCGaattcatttataatgcagtaaACGAATAAAACTTTTTCCAAAAATAAAACTCTCTCTCAGAACAAAAGACGCACGCTCATTAATATCGTGTCATTAATCGTGTGCGGTTCGCCAGTCGACACTTTATTGTATAAGAGAGACGACGGGCTGTATCGTCATTGACTAGTTTTTGTTACGCAGTGTTGAATGAATGACCGGAGGGGCGCATGCGCGAGCCTCGCGTTTATAAACAGGGCTCGCGTGCTGAGTCACGTGATGGCCTCTGCCTGCCATTAGGTGGTCTtcaattttttaaaatgcatcattaaaaaaattaaacaaaacacaaaatcaTCTTAATGTGCCCTGTCAGTTGTTTGTGGACCggtatatattttttacaaGACCAGAAACTTTTCAACAATGCATAATTCATTGCTAAAGTTCACATGTTAGACGACCATTCCTACCGCTGTTTGCTCTAACATTATGTAACCCTCAACCCATACGAATGACCTTTCTGGCGCCGGGATTGACTGTTTATGTAATCACTCACTATACTGTCATTGCCTCACATTACTGCCTGCCCTTGTCTGACATGGCTGCCGGCTAGGACTGAGGTTTTTCTGTGCTTGCTGCCGACATCTACGGGCTGTCGTTGCAGTCACAGTGCAATATGGTGTGGGAGGTGAAGCCTCAACTGGTTCCTGACAGAAGAGAGCGAACCCAGCTGGTAAAAGTGCAGGATGGCACAAGGACAGACATACCAGAGTGCAAAGGAGACCTGCAACGCTCTCCTGGACGAGAGGAGTGTGGTAAATATTGGAAGACACTCTCAGCtggtcacacagacacacagggacaACTGTAGTGAGATAACCAACCAGCTGACTGAACATGGGTGGGGTTAGAAGTATCTTAAAGGGACAGGTTCCAATTTCATAATTTCAAGTCCCTAGACATCCTGCACCTTGGTGGTGCTCTTTCCTGTTCCTCTCAGATGATCTGCCAGACCTAAAGGAGGTCCTGGAAAGCAGAGAATCGCCAGAGGTGTTCCAGGTCGCAGCGGGAGTGTCCCACCACGAGCAGCAGGGGGACGCCCCCAATGCTGGCTGGCTGACAGAGCTAGCTAACATCGCCACGAGCCCCCAGAGCCCCCTTCTGCAGGGCCTCGCCTGCGAAAGGTCAGCGCACTCTTCATCTGATCCTGTCCCATTTTGAACAAACCCTGGGAAAGGCTTCCCTCCAGTACCAAAACCCATCATCTCACATGCGGCCAGTCCCCTCCACGTTCAGTTGAGAGCCCAGGGTCGGCCCAActtggagcagttggggttaagggccttgctcaggggccccaaTGTTGAAATCAGTCTGCCAACCAAAGGATTTGACCTGGTGATCTTCCGATCGCAGGCACAGAGGCTCAGCTCAGAGAGCGAGACACTCAGGGGTTAAATCAGAATCAGAGAGGAGGGGCGGCCCAGTCAGGTACAGAGCAGGGTGGGTCCTGAATAAGCCGCTCTGTACTTTACTTTATTAGTTGTCATATGTATTTATGATCACAGTCTTGGTCATCACTACATTTGAAACACCATCCTGAAAACAGCCAGAAACGATGTAAACTCCTTCACTCTTACGTCCCAGTCCTGCAAATCCCTAACCCTACTGATACACCCTCCCTCTTGTGTCAAAGCAGACCCTCCTCTGTCCACATCTTCAGCACCAGCAACAGTTTACATTCCTACGCTCGcatgcccccagcccccagcagCACGCCAAGGTCGTCCCGGAGCCAACGGAAGTCACGGATGCGAACACGGGTATGACCTCTTACCCTGCCACAACGACTGGCCCGGCCAGCACGTATGACAGACCCTAAAGTGACCCGTATAGCTGCCTGATCTGACACCATCTCTATACTGGCCAGGCGAGTGGAGTGAGGGACCCTGGGCCTTCCTGTACCCCATTGCCGACAGGTGACAATGACATGGGCTGGTCCCATTCCTGGCCCTCTGCAGTTTGGCACTGTTTCCTGAAAGGTAGGTGCCTTATTCTGTCTGGCGAATTCAATAAACTCACTTTAGGTTTCCCTCCTACCTCTGATTTGTGCAAAATTCAGCAATCATTTGATGGATCTCTAAGCCATCTTTCTGCAGAAGCCACTCGCCGTGGCCTCTGGTTACGAACAGGTAGCATTAATGTCTAATTTACCACCTAATATTTAACATGAAGGAATTGGGTCCCCCTGCTGATGAAATAGGGGTGTGACACCACCATTGCATTGAAGCATGTTGCAGCATCAAAGCAGCTGAAAATTTTCAAGGGAGGTATATTCTCACTGGTGGGGAATAGGACAGGAGTGGGGATGCAGAGGCTGTTTTTAGTCAGCAGCATTAAGAAAAGGAGGGATTAACCTGTGGGTGGGCTGGTGTCCTCCCCAGGCACACGACTCTACTTCCACAAGGGGCCTGGTGAGGGCTGGCAGGTTGCTGAGGACTTGGGGAGCCAGACAGAGGAGCTGGGCGCTGAGGGAGACTCCAGGAAGGTACAACCTTCGCGGAAGGAGAGAAAGAACGTAAAAGTTCCAACTCAGATTGTTTTACCCGCCTTCCCTAAACGGTCTAAATGCCGTCTTCCACATCTACCCAATTTCTGTTTGAAGGAAATGATTTAATATGTCGCACATTTCTATGTCTCTATGGGGGAACTGAGAGCCATTATGAATGTAACAGTCTTAAGCAGAGCTCAGATGATTCAAATGCCAAGCCCCGCCCCAAGTCCTTTGAAAAGAGGTAATCAGTCTAATTAAACATCAGGGCAATGTCCTATATCGGTGAGTTCTGAAAGAAAGTTCCGTAATGGTCTCGGCGCAGGAGTCCTGCTCAGGAATTGCTCGGTGGTCTCCCCGTCTTTGGTACAGGGGCAGTAACCCTGGGCTGGGGGGTGTCCCTGTCAGCTCTTACCTGTTCCCCGCTACCCTCGTACCCCTGGCCAGCGTCTCTCTGTCTGGGTGTTCTGCAGAGCTACGGTTCTGAAGGCCTGAAGCTTGTGGCCCATGAGGAGACTGTGTCTTTCGGCCAGTCGGTCCTGaaattgacctttgaccccggcTTGCCGGAAGACGGCCTCTTGACTGCGGAATGCCGACTGGATCACCCCTTTTACGTCAGAAGTAAAGGTAACAGCAGTGTTAATTCTGATctgagtcaacagtgttaaacTATTAAAGTAATAAAGGACTTTAGACCATCCACCAAATCTGCACCCTTACCAGTAATAAAGACCCGTCTTTTTCATAAAATGGCTGATTACCTTTGTCTGTATTAACACTGGCAAAGCCCCTCACAGCAGctgtacatgtttttttttgtatttggctTTTACTTAGTTTTCAGTCTTAGTCTATTTGACTTTCAATGCTGGTGCATCTAGACTCTCGCCCCACGTGGCATCCCCActcagtcccccctcccccttgccCACAGGTTGGTCCTCTTTCTACCCGAGTCTCACCGCAGTACAGCATGGTATCCCCTGCTATGAGCTGCGCCGGGGagacctgtgcctgcagcctggGCACCCAGATGCC from Brienomyrus brachyistius isolate T26 chromosome 3, BBRACH_0.4, whole genome shotgun sequence encodes the following:
- the LOC125738706 gene encoding HMG box-containing protein 1-like isoform X1 → MATGLSQCNMVWEVKPQLVPDRRERTQLVKVQDGTRTDIPECKGDLQRSPGREECDDLPDLKEVLESRESPEVFQVAAGVSHHEQQGDAPNAGWLTELANIATSPQSPLLQGLACESRPSSVHIFSTSNSLHSYARMPPAPSSTPRSSRSQRKSRMRTRASGVRDPGPSCTPLPTGDNDMGWSHSWPSAVWHCFLKGTRLYFHKGPGEGWQVAEDLGSQTEELGAEGDSRKSYGSEGLKLVAHEETVSFGQSVLKLTFDPGLPEDGLLTAECRLDHPFYVRSKGWSSFYPSLTAVQHGIPCYELRRGDLCLQPGHPDAVNGDDSIVFDTFKSYAFTPLDSSAVYVLSSMARLRRASPSSEGAVTPLANKMEEGSECPSTSPSSTKSHSSGMVGRATPTKCKRPMNAFMLFAKKYRVEYTQMHPGKDNRAISVILGDKWRKMKNEERKMYTMEAKALAEEQRRLNPDCWKRRRTSSGSQHN
- the LOC125738706 gene encoding HMG box-containing protein 1-like isoform X2, giving the protein MATGLSQCNMVWEVKPQLVPDRRERTQLVKVQDGTRTDIPECKGDLQRSPGREECDDLPDLKEVLESRESPEVFQVAAGVSHHEQQGDAPNAGWLTELANIATSPQSPLLQGLACERPSSVHIFSTSNSLHSYARMPPAPSSTPRSSRSQRKSRMRTRASGVRDPGPSCTPLPTGDNDMGWSHSWPSAVWHCFLKGTRLYFHKGPGEGWQVAEDLGSQTEELGAEGDSRKSYGSEGLKLVAHEETVSFGQSVLKLTFDPGLPEDGLLTAECRLDHPFYVRSKGWSSFYPSLTAVQHGIPCYELRRGDLCLQPGHPDAVNGDDSIVFDTFKSYAFTPLDSSAVYVLSSMARLRRASPSSEGAVTPLANKMEEGSECPSTSPSSTKSHSSGMVGRATPTKCKRPMNAFMLFAKKYRVEYTQMHPGKDNRAISVILGDKWRKMKNEERKMYTMEAKALAEEQRRLNPDCWKRRRTSSGSQHN